The genomic window CGGTGGTGAGAGACGGAAAATCGACGCATAATCCCGTCCCGGAATTTTGCCTGGCGGCCGGTGACGTCCTCGTGCTGCTCGGGAGCCACAAAGAGCTGGACGAGGCCATCCAGATTCTGAGCCCGCCGCCCGGCGATTGATTTTCGCCGGATTTTCGCTTAGAAAACATTATTGTTAACATGGGTCTGCACTTGGCCTCGAGTCGGTAGGCCGGCGACCCGCTCCGGGATTTTAATGCGGGAACGAACCGCCGCAAGCGCTCGTTTGCGGCGTGATTTTTTTGGAGGAACGAATGTCATATACGGTGAACAACGAAAAACTGAAGACCTGGGTCCGCGACACGGCCGAAATCTGCCGACCCGACTCCGTTTATTGGTGCGACGGCGGCAAGCAAGAGTACGACCGGCTCATGGCGCAGATGGTCGAAGGCGGGATGGGCGTCGCGTTGAAAGCGCGGCGCAATAGTTTTCTGTTCCGCTCCGATCCCAGCGACGTGGCCCGGACCGAGGACCGCACTTATATAGCGACGCCGTCCAAGGACGAAGCCGGCCCGACGAACAATTGGATCGAACCCGCCGAGCTCAAGCGGACGATGACGGAGCTATATAAAGGATGCATGAACGGCCGCACGATGTACGTGATCCCTTTTTCGATGGGTCCGATCGGCTCGCCGATCGCCAAGATAGGCGTGGAGATCACCGATAGCCCGTACGTCGTTTGCAATATGCACATCATGACGCGCATGGGCGCGAAGGTCGTCGAAGCTCTCGGCCCCAAAGGCGAATTCATTCCCTGCCTCCACTCGGTCGGCGCGCCGCTCGCGAAAGGCCAAAAAGATTCCACCTGGCCTTACGCGCCGATGGACAAGAAATACATCAGCCATTTTCCCGAGGAGAATTTGATCTGGTCGTACGGCTCCGGCTACGGCGGCAACGCCTTACTGGGGAAGAAATGCCTCGCGCTGCGCATCGCTTCCGCCATGGCGAAGCGCGAAGGCTGGATGGCCGAGCACATGTTGATCATGCGGCTCACCAATCCCACGGGCAAGCAGTATCACGTCGCGGCGGCGTTTCCGTCGGCCTGCGGCAAGACCAATCTCGCGATGCTCGTGCCGACTATCCCGGGCTGGAAATGCGAGACCATCGGCGAGGATATCGCCTGGATGAAGATCGGGCCGGACGGCCGGCTCCGCGCGATCAATCCCGAGAGCGGGTTCTTCGGCGTCGCTCCGGGAACGTCGCGCCAATCCAATCCGATTGCGATGGACACGCTGAAGGAAAACGTGATCTACACCAACTGCGCGCTCACCGACGACGGCGATATATGGTGGGAGGGAATGAACGGGCCGCCGCCCAAGCACGCCATCGACTGGCGCGGCCGCGACTGGTCGCCCGCGGCGAAGGAGCCGGCGGCGCATCCGAACGCGCGCTTCACGGTGGCCGCCGCTCAGTGTCCGTCCATATCGAAGGACTGGGAGAAGCCCGAAGGCGTGCCGATCGACATTTTTATTTTCGGCGGCCGGCGCTCCAGCGTCGTCCCGCTTGTGACCGAGTCGTTCGACTGGGATCACGGCGTTTTTCTCGGCGCGACCGCCGCGTCCGAGACGACGGCGGCGGTTATCGGCAAGGTCGGCGTTCTCCGGCGCGATCCTTTCGCCATGACGCCGTTTTGCGGCTACAATATGGCGGATTATTTCTCGCACTGGTTCGACATGGGCGACAAGCTGGGGGCCAAGGCGCCGCGCATCTTCTACGTCAACTGGTTCCGCAAGAGCCCCGACGGCCGGTGGCTGTGGCCCGGATTCGGCGACAACAGCCGGGTTCTCAAGTGGATGTGCGAGCGGCTCGAAGGGAAAGCCGGCGGAAAAAAGACGCCGATCGGCTATTTGCCGAGCGAGACCGACATCGATCTGCGCGGCCTGGAGATCCCGCCTGAGAATATCAAGGAGCTTCTCAAGTTCGATCTCGGCGACTGGAAAGCGGAGATTCCGGACATCGAGAAGCACTTTGCCCAGTTCGGCAAGCGGCTGCCTAAACGGCTGAGCAAGCAATTATCCGAGCTGGTTGATCGCTTGAAGCATGCCGAATGATCTCCCCTCATAGCCTCGTCCTCTTCGACATCGACGGCACGTTGGTGGACTGCGGCAAGGCGGCGGGAAAGTGTTTCTCCGCCGCGTTCAAGGAAGCCTTCGGCGTCGCTTGCCCGATCTTCGCCGCGGAAGAAGTCTCGGGCCTGACGGATACGGCTATTCTCACGGAAGTGGTTCGCCGCCTCGATCTGGCAGCGTATGATTCTGAAGAGCGCCGCGCTCATGCTTTTGAGATTTACGCGCGTAATTTGACGAGCGAGCTGAAGCTTTCTCCCGCGCGGGC from Candidatus Binatia bacterium includes these protein-coding regions:
- a CDS encoding phosphoenolpyruvate carboxykinase (GTP); translated protein: MSYTVNNEKLKTWVRDTAEICRPDSVYWCDGGKQEYDRLMAQMVEGGMGVALKARRNSFLFRSDPSDVARTEDRTYIATPSKDEAGPTNNWIEPAELKRTMTELYKGCMNGRTMYVIPFSMGPIGSPIAKIGVEITDSPYVVCNMHIMTRMGAKVVEALGPKGEFIPCLHSVGAPLAKGQKDSTWPYAPMDKKYISHFPEENLIWSYGSGYGGNALLGKKCLALRIASAMAKREGWMAEHMLIMRLTNPTGKQYHVAAAFPSACGKTNLAMLVPTIPGWKCETIGEDIAWMKIGPDGRLRAINPESGFFGVAPGTSRQSNPIAMDTLKENVIYTNCALTDDGDIWWEGMNGPPPKHAIDWRGRDWSPAAKEPAAHPNARFTVAAAQCPSISKDWEKPEGVPIDIFIFGGRRSSVVPLVTESFDWDHGVFLGATAASETTAAVIGKVGVLRRDPFAMTPFCGYNMADYFSHWFDMGDKLGAKAPRIFYVNWFRKSPDGRWLWPGFGDNSRVLKWMCERLEGKAGGKKTPIGYLPSETDIDLRGLEIPPENIKELLKFDLGDWKAEIPDIEKHFAQFGKRLPKRLSKQLSELVDRLKHAE